A region of Gracilinanus agilis isolate LMUSP501 chromosome 3, AgileGrace, whole genome shotgun sequence DNA encodes the following proteins:
- the ZBTB21 gene encoding zinc finger and BTB domain-containing protein 21 isoform X2, with protein MEGLLHYINPAHAISLLSALNEERLKGQLCDVLLIVGDQKFRAHKNVLAASSEYFQTLFTNKENESQTVFQLDFCEPDAFDNVLNYIYSSSLFVEKSSLAAVQELGYSLGISFLTNIVSKTPQISFPTCPSKKKIFQEGDESGFQKRSVIVCQSRNEAQGKNANQIQHDLSHTSKASPNIAIKNNTSRPLVTKPIEPLHNLSLNEGRWAKEISLGYTNLIEPSGSLDDQFRSGLVKRNTLLPSKPLQDRETSDDKQEINSQPLREKVTEMSLKKPQPSVLSLCSSSEAPYLLQETGKGSSQGEDRNLLYYSKLGLVIPSSGTGPRNQSIDGSGPLVKSLLRRSLSVDSQVPMYSSVSLKTSQGSSSTTNDAPENIFNAASQKSSLKESTEKTVLVNQTQVIHPHRLRSFSASQSSEREITSPVTEVRIKTEPSSPLSDPSEIIRVTIGDAASSVNKNFSFKLEDDQSHQSRLVAKRRLQADRRLPFKKLKVNEHGSLGSEDNFEESSSPTHLDAEFPDSDFSKDEYKQGNHERLCRNATVCPYCSLRFFSSDLKHEHESKCEYKKLTCLECMRTFKSSFSIWRHQVEVHNQNTMAPTENFSLPILDHNGDVTSTSKLQAQSESNKVNHFVTAKEDGVFSDSSEQINFDSEDSSCLPEDLSVSKQLKLQIKEEPTGDTQNDASGTNLVPKETVCNKDTGVWPCEKCGKMFTVHKQLERHQELLCSVKPFICHVCNKAFRTNFRLWSHFQSHMSQTTEESIRKEPESCPPAHSPSPPPLPPPLPKIQPLEPDSPTGLSESPSTTEKLFVPQESDTLFYHAPPLSAITFKRQYMCKLCHRTFKTAFSLWSHEQTHN; from the exons ATGGAGGGACTTCTGCATTATATAAATCCAGCACATGCCATTTCTCTTCTAAGCGCTCTAAATGAAGAGCGTCTCAAAGGACAGCTCTGTGATGTTCTTCTAATAGTGGGAGACCAAAAATTTCGAGCTCATAAAAACGTCTTGGCTGCCAGCAGTGAATATTTTCAGACTTTattcacaaataaagaaaatgagtccCAAACAGTATTCCAACTTGACTTCTGTGAACCAGATGCTTTTGATAatgtattaaattatatttactcTTCATCTTTATTTGTAGAGAAAAGCAGCCTTGCTGCTGTGCAAGAACTTGGCTATAGTCTTGGTATTTCTTTCCTTActaatattgtttccaagacacCACAGATCTCTTTTCCAACATGTCccagtaagaaaaaaatatttcaagaaggaGATGAAAGTGGCTTTCAAAAAAGAAGTGTTATTGTTTGTCAAAGCAGAAATGAAGCACAGGGAAAGAATGCTAATCAAATTCAGCATGACCTAAGCCATACTTCAAAGGCTTCACCTAACATTGCAATCAAGAATAATACTAGTAGACCACTTGTCACAAAACCAATTGAACCACTTCACAATTTATCATTAAATGAAGGAAGGTGGGCAAAGGAAATTTCTTTGGGTTATACCAACCTTATTGAGCCTTCTGGATCTTTGGATGATCAGTTTAGAAGTGGTTTGGTAAAAAGAAATACCCTGTTGCCTTCAAAACCCCTACAGGACAGAGAAACTTCAGAtgataaacaagaaataaatagtCAGCCCTTAAGAGAGAAAGTTACAGAAATGTCTTTGAAAAAACCACAGCCATCTGTTTTGTCTCTTTGTAGCTCGTCAGAGGCGCCATATCTGTTACAAGAAACTGGCAAAGGAAGCAGTCAGGGAGAAGACAGAAATTTACTGTACTACTCAAAACTAGGATTAGTAATCCCCTCTAGTGGAACAGGGCCTAGAAACCAAAGTATCGATGGAAGTGGCCCACTTGTTAAGAGTCTTCTCCGACGATCATTATCAGTGGATAGTCAGGTTCCTATGTATTCTTCAGTTAGTTTGAAAACCTCACAAGGATCATCCTCAACAACAAATGATGCACCAGAGAATATATTTAATGCTGCATCTCAAAAGTCGTCTTTGAAAGAGTCTACTGAAAAAACAGTGCTAGTTAATCAGACACAAGTCATACACCCACATCGCCTTAGGTCCTTCAGTGCCTCTCAGTCATCAGAAAGGGAGATTACCTCACCTGTTACAGAGGTACGGATAAAAACTGAGCCTAGTAGTCCACTTTCAGATCCTTCTGAAATAATCAGGGTCACTATAGGAGATGCAGCATCATCAGTCaataaaaacttttcttttaaattagaaGATGATCAAAGTCATCAAAGTAGACTTGTAGCAAAAAGGAGACTTCAAGCTGACCGAAGGTTACCATTTAAAAAACTGAAGGTAAATGAGCATGGTTCTCTTGGATCAGAGGATAATTTTGAAGAAAGCTCAAGTCCTACTCACCTAGATGCTGAGTTCCCAGATTCAGATTTTAGTAAAGATGAATATA AACAAGGAAATCATGAAAGATTATGCAGAAATGCAACAGTTTGCCCTTATTGCAGCCTTAGGTTCTTCTCCTCAGACCTGAAACATGAACATGAAAGTAAATGTGAATATAAAAAACTAACTTGTCTTGAATGTATGCGTACTTTTAAATCTTCTTTTAGTATTTGGCGCCATCAAGTTGAAGTTCATAATCAAAATACTATGGCTCCAACAGaaaatttttctcttcctattcttGACCACAATGGTGATGTAACTAGTACTTCAAAACTACAGGCTCAATCTGAATCTAATAAAGTAAACCATTTTGTTACTGCAAAAGAAGATGGAGTATTCAGTGATTCTTCAGAACAAATAAATTTTGATTCAGAAGACTCTTCATGTCTCCCAGAAGATCTAAGTGTTTCTAAACAACTTAAACTTCAGATCAAGGAAGAACCCACAGGTGATACTCAAAATGATGCATCTGGAACTAATTTGGTTCCAAAAGAGACAGTATGTAATAAAGACACTGGTGTATGGCCCTGTGAAAAGTGTGGGAAAATGTTTACTGTGCATAAACAGTTAGAACGTCACCAGGAACTTTTGTGCTCTGTGAAACCATTTATTTGTCATGTGTGCAACAAAGCTTTTCGTACTAACTTTCGTCTCTGGAGCCATTTCCAGTCTCATATGTCCCAGACCACAGAAGAATCTATACGTAAAGAGCCTGAGTCATGCCCACCAGCTCACTCTCCATCGCCACCACCTCTGCCTCCACCATTGCCCAAAATTCAGCCTTTAGAGCCTGATAGCCCTACTGGTTTATCTGAGAGTCCATCCACTACTGAGAAACTATTTGTTCCCCAAGAATCAGACACTCTCTTTTATCATGCCCCACCCCTTTCAGCAATCACGTTTAAAAGGCAATATATGTGTAAGCTTTGTCATAGGACATTCAAGACTGCATTTAGTCTTTGGAGTCATGAACAAACACACAATTAA
- the ZBTB21 gene encoding zinc finger and BTB domain-containing protein 21 isoform X1: MEGLLHYINPAHAISLLSALNEERLKGQLCDVLLIVGDQKFRAHKNVLAASSEYFQTLFTNKENESQTVFQLDFCEPDAFDNVLNYIYSSSLFVEKSSLAAVQELGYSLGISFLTNIVSKTPQISFPTCPSKKKIFQEGDESGFQKRSVIVCQSRNEAQGKNANQIQHDLSHTSKASPNIAIKNNTSRPLVTKPIEPLHNLSLNEGRWAKEISLGYTNLIEPSGSLDDQFRSGLVKRNTLLPSKPLQDRETSDDKQEINSQPLREKVTEMSLKKPQPSVLSLCSSSEAPYLLQETGKGSSQGEDRNLLYYSKLGLVIPSSGTGPRNQSIDGSGPLVKSLLRRSLSVDSQVPMYSSVSLKTSQGSSSTTNDAPENIFNAASQKSSLKESTEKTVLVNQTQVIHPHRLRSFSASQSSEREITSPVTEVRIKTEPSSPLSDPSEIIRVTIGDAASSVNKNFSFKLEDDQSHQSRLVAKRRLQADRRLPFKKLKVNEHGSLGSEDNFEESSSPTHLDAEFPDSDFSKDEYSELEETRPNRKFKCKHCLKIFRSTAGLHRHVNMYHNPEKPYACDICHKRFHTNFKVWTHCQTQHGIVKNPSPASSSHAILDEKFQRKLIDIVREREIKKALIIKLRRSKSGFQGQASTQAQQVIKRNLRSRAKGAYICTYCGKAYRFLSQFKQHIKMHPGEKPLGVNKITKQKEHVPHESSLEKETYQCHLCNAKLSSLLEQGNHERLCRNATVCPYCSLRFFSSDLKHEHESKCEYKKLTCLECMRTFKSSFSIWRHQVEVHNQNTMAPTENFSLPILDHNGDVTSTSKLQAQSESNKVNHFVTAKEDGVFSDSSEQINFDSEDSSCLPEDLSVSKQLKLQIKEEPTGDTQNDASGTNLVPKETVCNKDTGVWPCEKCGKMFTVHKQLERHQELLCSVKPFICHVCNKAFRTNFRLWSHFQSHMSQTTEESIRKEPESCPPAHSPSPPPLPPPLPKIQPLEPDSPTGLSESPSTTEKLFVPQESDTLFYHAPPLSAITFKRQYMCKLCHRTFKTAFSLWSHEQTHN, translated from the coding sequence ATGGAGGGACTTCTGCATTATATAAATCCAGCACATGCCATTTCTCTTCTAAGCGCTCTAAATGAAGAGCGTCTCAAAGGACAGCTCTGTGATGTTCTTCTAATAGTGGGAGACCAAAAATTTCGAGCTCATAAAAACGTCTTGGCTGCCAGCAGTGAATATTTTCAGACTTTattcacaaataaagaaaatgagtccCAAACAGTATTCCAACTTGACTTCTGTGAACCAGATGCTTTTGATAatgtattaaattatatttactcTTCATCTTTATTTGTAGAGAAAAGCAGCCTTGCTGCTGTGCAAGAACTTGGCTATAGTCTTGGTATTTCTTTCCTTActaatattgtttccaagacacCACAGATCTCTTTTCCAACATGTCccagtaagaaaaaaatatttcaagaaggaGATGAAAGTGGCTTTCAAAAAAGAAGTGTTATTGTTTGTCAAAGCAGAAATGAAGCACAGGGAAAGAATGCTAATCAAATTCAGCATGACCTAAGCCATACTTCAAAGGCTTCACCTAACATTGCAATCAAGAATAATACTAGTAGACCACTTGTCACAAAACCAATTGAACCACTTCACAATTTATCATTAAATGAAGGAAGGTGGGCAAAGGAAATTTCTTTGGGTTATACCAACCTTATTGAGCCTTCTGGATCTTTGGATGATCAGTTTAGAAGTGGTTTGGTAAAAAGAAATACCCTGTTGCCTTCAAAACCCCTACAGGACAGAGAAACTTCAGAtgataaacaagaaataaatagtCAGCCCTTAAGAGAGAAAGTTACAGAAATGTCTTTGAAAAAACCACAGCCATCTGTTTTGTCTCTTTGTAGCTCGTCAGAGGCGCCATATCTGTTACAAGAAACTGGCAAAGGAAGCAGTCAGGGAGAAGACAGAAATTTACTGTACTACTCAAAACTAGGATTAGTAATCCCCTCTAGTGGAACAGGGCCTAGAAACCAAAGTATCGATGGAAGTGGCCCACTTGTTAAGAGTCTTCTCCGACGATCATTATCAGTGGATAGTCAGGTTCCTATGTATTCTTCAGTTAGTTTGAAAACCTCACAAGGATCATCCTCAACAACAAATGATGCACCAGAGAATATATTTAATGCTGCATCTCAAAAGTCGTCTTTGAAAGAGTCTACTGAAAAAACAGTGCTAGTTAATCAGACACAAGTCATACACCCACATCGCCTTAGGTCCTTCAGTGCCTCTCAGTCATCAGAAAGGGAGATTACCTCACCTGTTACAGAGGTACGGATAAAAACTGAGCCTAGTAGTCCACTTTCAGATCCTTCTGAAATAATCAGGGTCACTATAGGAGATGCAGCATCATCAGTCaataaaaacttttcttttaaattagaaGATGATCAAAGTCATCAAAGTAGACTTGTAGCAAAAAGGAGACTTCAAGCTGACCGAAGGTTACCATTTAAAAAACTGAAGGTAAATGAGCATGGTTCTCTTGGATCAGAGGATAATTTTGAAGAAAGCTCAAGTCCTACTCACCTAGATGCTGAGTTCCCAGATTCAGATTTTAGTAAAGATGAATATAGTGAGTTGGAAGAAACAAGaccaaatagaaaatttaaatgcAAGCATTGCCTTAAAATTTTTAGATCTACGGCAGGACTTCATCGTCATGTTAATATGTATCATAATCCAGAAAAACCTTATGCTTGTGATATTTGTCACAAACGATTTCATACAAACTTCAAAGTCTGGACACATTGTCAGACACAACATGGAATTGTAAAGAATCCATCACCAgcttccagttcacatgcaatCTTGGATGAGAAATTCCAAAGAAAGTTGATTGATatagtgagagaaagagaaattaaaaaggcCCTGATCATTAAATTAAGGCGTAGCAAATCAGGTTTTCAAGGACAAGCCAGTACACAAGCACAGCAAGTCATCAAAAGGAACTTAAGATCCAGAGCCAAAGGAGCATACATTTGTACTTATTGTGGGAAAGCATACCGTTTCCTTTCTCAGTTTAAACAACACATAAAAATGCACCCAGGAGAAAAACCACTAGGAGTAAATAAAATTACCAAACAAAAAGAACATGTTCCTCATGAAAGTTCATTAGAAAAGGAGACTTATCAGTGCCACCTCTGCAATGCTAAGCTCTCCTCTCTTTTAGAACAAGGAAATCATGAAAGATTATGCAGAAATGCAACAGTTTGCCCTTATTGCAGCCTTAGGTTCTTCTCCTCAGACCTGAAACATGAACATGAAAGTAAATGTGAATATAAAAAACTAACTTGTCTTGAATGTATGCGTACTTTTAAATCTTCTTTTAGTATTTGGCGCCATCAAGTTGAAGTTCATAATCAAAATACTATGGCTCCAACAGaaaatttttctcttcctattcttGACCACAATGGTGATGTAACTAGTACTTCAAAACTACAGGCTCAATCTGAATCTAATAAAGTAAACCATTTTGTTACTGCAAAAGAAGATGGAGTATTCAGTGATTCTTCAGAACAAATAAATTTTGATTCAGAAGACTCTTCATGTCTCCCAGAAGATCTAAGTGTTTCTAAACAACTTAAACTTCAGATCAAGGAAGAACCCACAGGTGATACTCAAAATGATGCATCTGGAACTAATTTGGTTCCAAAAGAGACAGTATGTAATAAAGACACTGGTGTATGGCCCTGTGAAAAGTGTGGGAAAATGTTTACTGTGCATAAACAGTTAGAACGTCACCAGGAACTTTTGTGCTCTGTGAAACCATTTATTTGTCATGTGTGCAACAAAGCTTTTCGTACTAACTTTCGTCTCTGGAGCCATTTCCAGTCTCATATGTCCCAGACCACAGAAGAATCTATACGTAAAGAGCCTGAGTCATGCCCACCAGCTCACTCTCCATCGCCACCACCTCTGCCTCCACCATTGCCCAAAATTCAGCCTTTAGAGCCTGATAGCCCTACTGGTTTATCTGAGAGTCCATCCACTACTGAGAAACTATTTGTTCCCCAAGAATCAGACACTCTCTTTTATCATGCCCCACCCCTTTCAGCAATCACGTTTAAAAGGCAATATATGTGTAAGCTTTGTCATAGGACATTCAAGACTGCATTTAGTCTTTGGAGTCATGAACAAACACACAATTAA